One Aegilops tauschii subsp. strangulata cultivar AL8/78 chromosome 7, Aet v6.0, whole genome shotgun sequence genomic window carries:
- the LOC141027572 gene encoding uncharacterized protein codes for MARSPCVSLSLLSWNVQGLGDPDKCTRVRDAIASINPYIVCIQETKLSSLDAFKLATFLPGLLSAYVVKDAEGSRGGIVTAWNPRAFDLVSSSFSLFTLTTVLSSTVSDLVLLSPMSMPPLTTRALASSSSMPMRWPPQSSSLGAILGDFNLIRRVHEKNKPPFDAARAATFNSLINDLAWFELPLSDRLYTWTNRRSPPTLERLDRVFFDAGWDALLPDSALSSRARTCSDHVPLVVSASTKIPAALRFFFENAWLADPRFLAATLPSWTGARCSRDAAGDLASRKKAFRSVAKTWKRQHRFFPTFKNDCVFLIDLFDFLEESRCLSADENALRSDARCALEAFVLRQAAFWKQRGKCRRVREGDENTRFFHAQAFRPVSLQNADGKTLCRGLTSRLQWQISPTIDEDQSGFIPGRSIAENFIYALVDGAPPGVAVRG; via the coding sequence ATGGCTAGGTCTCCCTGTGTCTCCCTCTCGCTCCTCTCTTGGAACGTGCAAGGTCTTGGCGATCCTGATAAATGTACGCGTGTGCGCGATGCGATCGCCTCGATTAACCCCTATATCGTTTGTATCCAAGAAACTAAGCTTTCTAGTCTCGATGCGTTTAAGCTTGCTACGTTCCTCCCCGGTCTCCTCTCTGCCTATGTGGTCAAGGACGCGGAGGGGAGCCGTGGCGGGATTGTCACTGCTTGGAACCCTCGCGCTTTCGATCTGGTTTCGTCGTCCTTCTCGCTCTTCACCCTCACCACGGTCCTCAGCTCCACTGTCTCCGACCTTGTTTTGCTATCACCAATGTCTATGCCCCCACTGACCACTCGCGCACTGGCGAGTTCGTCCTCGATGCCCATGCGGTGGCCGCCTCAATCTTCCTCCCTTGGGGCGATCCTCGGTGACTTTAACCTGATCCGGAGGGTGCACGAGAAGAACAAGCCTCCCTTCGATGCTGCCCGGGCGGCCACTTTCAACTCTCTGATCAATGATCTTGCGTGGTTTGAGTTGCCCCTCTCCGACCGTCTGTATACATGGACCAACAGGCGCTCTCCCCCAACGCTCGAGCGGCTCGATCGTGTCTTCTTCGACGCGGGCTGGGATGCCCTCCTCCCCGACTCGGCGCTTAGCTCTCGGGCACGCACTTGCAGTGACCATGTCCCCCTGGTCGTCTCGGCCTCCACAAAAATCCCTGCGGCCTTGCGCTTCTTCTTTGAGAACGCCTGGCTTGCCGATCCCCGCTTCCTTGCCGCCACTCTCCCCTCCTGGACGGGAGCCCGTTGTTCCCGGGACGCGGCCGGGGATCTCGCCTCTCGCAAGAAGGCGTTTCGGTCCGTGGCCAAAACCTGGAAAAGGCAACATCGTTTTTTTCCCACCTTTAAAAACGACTGTGTCTTCTTGATTGATCTCTTCGACTTCCTCGAGGAGTCCCGTTGTCTCTCTGCAGATGAAAACGCCCTGCGTTCTGATGCCCGTTGTGCCTTGGAGGCGTTCGTCCTACGCCAAGCTGCGTTCTGGAAGCAGAGGGGGAAGTGCCGGCGGGTGCGGGAGGGGGACGAGAATACTCGTTTCTTCCATGCCCAGGCCTTCCGACCCGTCTCTCTTCAGAACGCCGACGGCAAAACGCTGTGTCGCGGGCTCACCTCTCGGCTGCAATGGCAGATCAGTCCAACTATCGACGAAGATCAGTCTGGGTTCATCCCAGGGCGCAGCATAGCTGAGAATTTCATCTATGCCCTGGTGGACGGGGCTCCCCCTGGTGTTGCAGTACGCGGATGA